The genomic region GGGTGCGCCCGCTGCGGCGCATCCTGTGCATCCTCGACGGCGAGGTGGTGCCCTTCGACCTGCGCGAGGGCGAGGATGACGGCCATGGCCTGGTCAGCGGCAACCTGACGGAAGGCCACCGCTTCCTTTCCCCCGGCGCCTTCCCGGTGGCGTCCTGCGCCGAATGGCGCGACGCGCTGCGGGATCATCACGTCATCGTTGCGGCCGAGGAGCGTCGCCGGACGGTGTGGGAGGGCATCACCCGCCTGGCCGCCGCGCGCGACCTGGGCGTGGTCGAGGATGCCGGCCTGCTCGACGAGGTGGCCAACCTGCTGGAATGGCCGGTGCCGCTGCTCGGCGCCATCGATGCCGCCTACATGGACCTGCCGCCCGAGGTGATGCAGGTCTCCATGCGCGTCAACCAGCGCTATTTCGCGCTGCGTGACGGGCAGGGGGCGGCGGCGCCCTGCTTCGCCTTCGCCGCCAACGTCATCGCCAGCGACGGCGGACGCACCATCGTCGCCGGCAACGAGCGGGTGCTGCGCGCCCGCTTCGCCGATGCGCGGCATTTCTGGGACCTCGACCGCACCACCCGGCTGGACGCGCGGGTGGCAGCGCTCGACGGCATCACCTTCCACGCCAAGCTCGGCACCCAGGGGGCGCGGGTGCAACGGCTGGTGCGGCTGGCCGGGGTGATCGCCCCGCTGGTCGGCGCCGACCCCGCCCTGGCGCAGCGGGCGGCGCTGCTGTGCAAGGCCGACCTGACCACCGGCATGGTCGGCGAGTTCCCCGAGCTGCAGGGCGTGATGGGCCGCTACTACGCCCTGCACGACAATGAAGATCCGGCGGTCGCGGATGCCATCCGCGACCACTACGCGCCCAAGGGACCGAAGGATGCCGTCCCCGCGGCGCCGGTCGGCATCGCCGTGGCGCTGGCCGACAAGCTCGACACCCTTGCCGGATTCTTCGCGATCGGCGAGAAGCCGACCGGCTCGGGCGATCCTTACGCCTTGCGCCGGGCGGCGCTGGGCGTCATTCGTATTGTCCGCGAGCAGGGGCTGCGGCTGCGGCTTGGCGAGTTGATCGCCGCCGCCGGCGAAGGCCAGCCGGCTCCGGTCGATGTTGACGACCTGCTCGGTTTCCTCGCCGAGCGCCTGCGCGTACAATTGCGGGCCGAGGGCGCGCGTCACGACGTGCTTTCGGCGGTGCTCGGCACCGGGCTGGATGACGACCTGGTGCGGCTGCTTGCCCGCACCGATGCCGTCACCGCCCTGGTCGGCACCGAGACCGGTGGCAGCCTGCTCGCCGCCTGTCGCCGTGCCGCCAACATCCTGCGCATCGAAGAGCGCAAGGATGGCCCGCATGACGGCGCGGTGGACACGGCGTTGCTGACTGCCCCCGAGGAGCAGGCGCTCGCGTCCGCCCTCGATCGTGCCGACCCCGACGTGACTGCAGCCCTCGCCCGCGAAGATTTCACGCGGGCAATGGAATCGCTTGCCGGACTGCGCATCTCCGTCGACGCCTTCTTCGATAAGGTTACCGTCAACGATCCGCTGCCGGAATTACGCCGCAATCGTCTCCGACTGCTCTCCCGCATGCGCGCCGCCATGAATCGGGCGGCCGATTTTTCAAAGATTGAAGGTTGAACAGGAGGCCGAACCAGCCATGACCAAGTGGGTGTACAGCTTCGGCGCAGGCCGCAACGAGGGCCGCGCGGACATGCGCAACCTGCTCGGTGGAAAGGGGGCGAACCTCGCCGAGATGGCCAGCATCGGCCTGCCGGTGCCGCCCGGCTTCACCATCACCACCGAAGTCTGCACAGCGTTCTACGACAACAACCGCAACTACCCCGCCGAGCTCACCGACCAGGTCAAGGCCGGCCTGACCCATATCGAGCAGGCGGTCGGCCTGACCTTCGGCGACCGCCACCGGCCGCTGCTGGTGTCCGTGCGCTCCGGCGCGCGCGTCTCCATGCCGGGCATGATGGATACCGTGCTCAATCTCGGCCTGAACGACGCCACCGTCGAAGGGCTGTCGGAGATGTCCGGCGATCCCCGCTTCGCCTGGGATTCCTATCGCCGCTTCATCCAGATGTACGGCAGCGTCGTGCTCGGCGTCGATCATCACCGCTTCGAGGAGATCATCGAGGCGGCGAAGCATGATCGCGGCGTGGTGGAGGACACCGCGCTGACCGCCCAGGACTGGCACCGCGTGGTCGCCGGCTACAAGGACATGGTCGCCGCCGAGACCGGCAAGCCGTTCCCGATGGACCCGGCCGAGCAGCTCTGGGGCGCGATCGGTGCCGTGTTCGGGTCCTGGATGAACCCGCGCGCCAACACCTATCGCCGCCTGCACGACATCCCGGCCAACTGGGGCACCGCGGTGAACGTCCAGGCCATGGTGTTCGGCAACATGGGCAATGACTGCGCCACCGGCGTCTGCTTCACCCGCGACCCCTCGACCGGCGAGAACGTGTTCTACGGCGAGTACCTGGTGAACGCGCAGGGCGAGGACGTGGTCGCCGGCATCCGCACGCCGCAGCCGATGTCGCAGCTGCGCGCCAAGCCGGGCGAAGTGCCGATGGAAGAGGCCATGCCGCAGGCCTACCGTGAATTGCTGGATGTCCGCGCCACGCTTGAGCGCCACTACAAGGACATGCAGGACATCGAGTTCACGGTGCAGCGCAACAAGCTGTACATGCTGCAGACGCGCAACGGCAAGCGCACCGCGGCGGCGTCGCTGCGCATCGCCGTCGAGATGGCCAATGAGGGCCTGATCGACCGGCGCGAAGCGGTGCTGCGCGTCAACCCCGCCTCGCTCGACCAGCTCCTGCACCCGACCCTCGACCCGAAGGCGCACCGCACCCTGCTCTCCAAGGGCCTGCCGGCGAGCCCCGGCGCCGCCTGCGGCATCGTTGTGTTCAGCGCCGACGAGGCTGAAAGCCGCGCCCAGAAGGGCGAGGCGGTCATCCTGGTGCGCGTGGAAACCAGCCCCGAGGACATCCACGGCATGCATGCCGCCCGTGGCATCCTCACCACCCGCGGCGGCATGACCAGCCACGCCGCCGTGGTGGCACGCGGCATGGGCCGTCCCTGCGTGGCCGGCGCCGGCGGCATCTCGGTGGACTACGGCACCCAGACGCTGACGGCGGGCGGGCGTACCGTGAACGCGGGCGAGGTCATCACCCTCGATGGCGCCACCGGCGAGGTGTTCCTCGGCACCGTGCCGATGATCGAGCCGAAGCTTTCGGGCGATTTCGCCACGCTGATGCAGTGGGCCGACGGGTTCCGCCGCCTGAAGGTGCGCGCCAACGCCGAGACCCCGCTCGATGCCGAGACCGCGCGCAAGTTCGGCGCCGAGGGCATCGGCCTCTGTCGTACCGAGCACATGTTCTTCGATCCGGAGCGCATCGGCGCGGTCCGGCAGATGATCATGGCCGCCGACGAGTCCGGCCGTCGCGCCGCGCTGGCGAAGCTGCTGCCGTTCCAGCGCCAGGACTTCGTCGACCTGTTCCGCATCATGGCCGGCCTGCCGGTGACCATCCGCCTGCTCGACCCGCCGCTGCATGAATTCCTGCCGCACGGTGACGCCGAACTGGCCGAGGTTGCCCAGGCGCTGGGGACGGACACGGAAGCGATGCGCCGCCGCGCCATCGAGCTCGCGGAAGCCAACCCGATGCTCGGCCATCGCGGCTGCCGCCTCGGCGTGACCTTCCCCGAGATCTACGAGACCCAGGCCCGCGCCATCTTCGAGGGCGCGATCGCGGTCGCCAAGGAAACCGGCCACGCCCCGGTGCCCGAGGTGATGATCCCGCTGGTCGGCACCAAGCCTGAGCTCGACATCACCCGTGCCCAGGTCGAGCGCGTCGCCAAGGCGGTGTTCGCCGAGACCGGGGTGACGCTGGAGTACACGGTCGGCACCATGATCGAGCTGCCGCGCGCCGCCCTGATCGCCGACCGCATCGCCGAGGTCGCCGACTTCTTCAGCTTCGGCACCAACGACCTGACCCAGACCACCTTCGGCCTGTCGCGCGACGACGCCGGCAAGTTCCTGCCGACCTATGTCGAGCAGGGCATCCTGCCGAAGGATCCGTTCGTCTCGCTCGACATCGACGGCGTGGGCGCGCTGGTGCGCATCGCCGCCGAGAAGGGCCGCGGCACGAAGAAGGGCCTCAAGCTGGGTATCTGCGGCGAGCACGGCGGCGATCCGGCCTCGATCTTCTTCTGCGAGGAAGTCGGGCTCGACTACGTCTCCTGCAGCCCGTACCGCGTGCCGGTGGCGCGGCTGGCGGCGGCACAGGCGGCGCTGCACGGCGGCGGAGACCGCACCGCGTAAGCCACACTTCAGGACGGATGCGGCCGGTTTCCCCGGCCGCATCCTCCGCGCCGGCGCGACGCCTGCAGCCCATGGCGGGTTGACCTCCCGGTCCTCTCCCCGCCATCGTGGGTGCAACAGTCGGAAGGCCCGCGCATGCTCAGCCGCGACACCCGCGTCAACACCCTGATCGGCACCGGGCACTTCCTGTCGCATTTCTACGTGCTCTGCCTGCCGCCGATGTTCATCTACTGGCGGCCCGCCTTCGATGTCGGCTACGCCCAGCTCGGCCTCGCGGTCACGCTGATGTCGGGCATCACCGCGGTGCTGCAGACCCCGGTCGGCTTCCTGGTCGATCGCTACGGCGCCCGCCGCTTCCTGGTCGGCGGCACCCTGCTGATGACGCTGACCATCGCCGCCATGGGCTTCGCCACCGCCTACTGGCAGATCCTGGTGCTCGCCGCGCTGTCGGGGGTCGGCAACTCGGTCATCCATCCCGCCGACTACGCCATCCTGACCGGCTCGGTGTCCAAGGACCGCATGGGCAGCGCCTTCGGGCTGCACACCTTCAACGGCAACCTCGGCTTCGCCCTCGGCCCGCCGGTGATCATCGCGCTCGCCGAGGCGATCGGCTGGCGCGGCGCCCTGATGGTGGTGGGCCTGCTCGGCATCCCGCTGGTCGTCACCATCCTGCTGCAGAGCCGCTTCCTGGTCGACCAGGTGCGTCCGCACGACGACGCGCCCGCCATGTCCGGGCGGGAGCTGCTGCTCTCGCGCACCATGCTGCTGTTCTTCGGCTTCTTCATGCTCGGCTCGATGGCCGGGGCAGGGATCCAGGCCTGGATCATCACCATCCTGCACCAGACCCGCGGCATGGACCTCGCCCTCGCATCGACTGCGCTCACCGGCTACATGATCGGGGCGACCGGCGGCACCCTGATCGGCGGCTACGCGGCCGACCGGATCAAGCGCCATTTGACCTTCGCCGCCGTGCTCACCACCGTCTCGGCCGTGCTGGTGCTGGCGATCGCCGTCCTGCGCCTGCCCGACGCGGTGATCCTGGCGCTGCTGTTCGTCTCCGGCATTGCCCTCGGCGCCAGCC from Rhodovastum atsumiense harbors:
- the glyS gene encoding glycine--tRNA ligase subunit beta: MPEFFLELLSEEIPARMQARAAEDLARLVAEALAPLSPADIATFHGPRRLAIAASVARGVAESRSSERGPRRNAPEQALAGFLRKHGATREQLREEGDFWVLDRVVPGIVAADLIARELPGLLRRFPWPKSMRWGGTSSFTWVRPLRRILCILDGEVVPFDLREGEDDGHGLVSGNLTEGHRFLSPGAFPVASCAEWRDALRDHHVIVAAEERRRTVWEGITRLAAARDLGVVEDAGLLDEVANLLEWPVPLLGAIDAAYMDLPPEVMQVSMRVNQRYFALRDGQGAAAPCFAFAANVIASDGGRTIVAGNERVLRARFADARHFWDLDRTTRLDARVAALDGITFHAKLGTQGARVQRLVRLAGVIAPLVGADPALAQRAALLCKADLTTGMVGEFPELQGVMGRYYALHDNEDPAVADAIRDHYAPKGPKDAVPAAPVGIAVALADKLDTLAGFFAIGEKPTGSGDPYALRRAALGVIRIVREQGLRLRLGELIAAAGEGQPAPVDVDDLLGFLAERLRVQLRAEGARHDVLSAVLGTGLDDDLVRLLARTDAVTALVGTETGGSLLAACRRAANILRIEERKDGPHDGAVDTALLTAPEEQALASALDRADPDVTAALAREDFTRAMESLAGLRISVDAFFDKVTVNDPLPELRRNRLRLLSRMRAAMNRAADFSKIEG
- the ppdK gene encoding pyruvate, phosphate dikinase, which translates into the protein MTKWVYSFGAGRNEGRADMRNLLGGKGANLAEMASIGLPVPPGFTITTEVCTAFYDNNRNYPAELTDQVKAGLTHIEQAVGLTFGDRHRPLLVSVRSGARVSMPGMMDTVLNLGLNDATVEGLSEMSGDPRFAWDSYRRFIQMYGSVVLGVDHHRFEEIIEAAKHDRGVVEDTALTAQDWHRVVAGYKDMVAAETGKPFPMDPAEQLWGAIGAVFGSWMNPRANTYRRLHDIPANWGTAVNVQAMVFGNMGNDCATGVCFTRDPSTGENVFYGEYLVNAQGEDVVAGIRTPQPMSQLRAKPGEVPMEEAMPQAYRELLDVRATLERHYKDMQDIEFTVQRNKLYMLQTRNGKRTAAASLRIAVEMANEGLIDRREAVLRVNPASLDQLLHPTLDPKAHRTLLSKGLPASPGAACGIVVFSADEAESRAQKGEAVILVRVETSPEDIHGMHAARGILTTRGGMTSHAAVVARGMGRPCVAGAGGISVDYGTQTLTAGGRTVNAGEVITLDGATGEVFLGTVPMIEPKLSGDFATLMQWADGFRRLKVRANAETPLDAETARKFGAEGIGLCRTEHMFFDPERIGAVRQMIMAADESGRRAALAKLLPFQRQDFVDLFRIMAGLPVTIRLLDPPLHEFLPHGDAELAEVAQALGTDTEAMRRRAIELAEANPMLGHRGCRLGVTFPEIYETQARAIFEGAIAVAKETGHAPVPEVMIPLVGTKPELDITRAQVERVAKAVFAETGVTLEYTVGTMIELPRAALIADRIAEVADFFSFGTNDLTQTTFGLSRDDAGKFLPTYVEQGILPKDPFVSLDIDGVGALVRIAAEKGRGTKKGLKLGICGEHGGDPASIFFCEEVGLDYVSCSPYRVPVARLAAAQAALHGGGDRTA
- a CDS encoding MFS transporter — encoded protein: MLSRDTRVNTLIGTGHFLSHFYVLCLPPMFIYWRPAFDVGYAQLGLAVTLMSGITAVLQTPVGFLVDRYGARRFLVGGTLLMTLTIAAMGFATAYWQILVLAALSGVGNSVIHPADYAILTGSVSKDRMGSAFGLHTFNGNLGFALGPPVIIALAEAIGWRGALMVVGLLGIPLVVTILLQSRFLVDQVRPHDDAPAMSGRELLLSRTMLLFFGFFMLGSMAGAGIQAWIITILHQTRGMDLALASTALTGYMIGATGGTLIGGYAADRIKRHLTFAAVLTTVSAVLVLAIAVLRLPDAVILALLFVSGIALGASRTPRDIMVKDAAPPGQIGKVFGFVSAGLPLGAAVTPAPFGFLIDQGYPMGVLVLVSVLLMLSILCGGTARAQAPVRAVPAPAE